CCCTGGTGAGGAAGACGAAATCGGCGCGGTCCGAACCGGAAGGCACCGCGACCGCGCCATCCGGCTCTGCCCTGGCGTCGCGGTCGATCAGGCGTCCGAGATGCGCGGCATCTTTCGCAGGCTCGGTTGAAACGATCAGAACCTGGTTCAGCCGTTTCGCGCCGTTGGCGTGTTTCATCAGTTCGGGAATCCAGACGGTTTCCCGGGTCTTGTGCTGGCAGGCGAAGATGCGGACTCCCGCGGGCGCCTCCTCAATCGGCCACTGAAAGGTCCTGAACTTGGCCGCCGACTGCGTGCCGTCGGGCATGGTCACCGGCCGCTCGAAATCGGTCGGACCGACGGCCGCATAACCACGCGCGCGGATCTCCTCGGCGCCTGCAGCCGAATCCACCGCCGTAAAGGCGATGCGCTCGATGCCTTCGCCGCGCTTGGCGAGGAAGGCGCGCGCCGGCGCATTATGCTCTGTCTCGGCCAGCACGCCGAGCAATTCGATGTAATCGGGATCGAGCATGATGGTGTAGTTGCCCGATCCCATCTTGGCGCTGTGGGTGCCGCGCGGGGATATCGTGAAGCCGAGCCGCTTCCAGTTCGCGGCGGCTTGGTCGAGATCCCGGACCATGACCACGGCATGATCGATTCCGATGACATTCTTGAGTGTCACTCTTATGTTTCCCCGGCATGAATTGGTCACTAAGCTAATCAGATCGATCCGGCGTCCGCAAGGCAACCACCGGCATCGATCGAGAAGGAAGGATGATGATGGATACCGCAACTGTCCGCTGGCCCAACTCGATGTGGGCCGCGGCGACGCCGCCCGGTCCGGAGCTGCCGGAGCTCGCAGGCTCCGCGACGGCCGACGTCATCGTGATCGGCGCTGGCTTCACCGGGCTATCGACCGCGCTGCATTTGCGCGAAGCCGGCGTTGACGTCGCGATCATCGAGGCCGTGGAGCCGGGCTGGGGCGCCTCGGGGCGCAACAACGGACAGGTGATTCCGACCCTGTCGCGGCCCGATCCGGAGGACATCATTGCGAAGCACGGCGCCGCCGGAGAACGTTTCGTCGCCTTGCTGCGCGACAGCGCTTCGACCTTGTTCGATGTCACGCGGCGCTATCAGATCGAGGCCGAGCACGAACAGACCGGCTGGGTGCAGCCGGTGCATTCGCCCGGACGCATCAAGATCGCCGAACGGCGGGTACGGCAATGGTCGAAATTCGGTGCTGCGGTCGAACTGCTGTCCCGCGACCAGACACGGGAGATGCTGGGATCGGATGCCTGGTTCGGCGGCTTCTGGAACAAGACCGGCGGCCACATCAATCCGCTGGCGCTGGCGCGCGGTCTCGCCCGCGTGGTGCTGGAGCGCGGCGGCCGCATCTACGCGCGCTCGCCTGCAAGCTCGTTCGAACGGCGGGAACGCCGCTGGGTGGTCAGGACCGAAAAGGGCGAGATCAGCGGCCGGGCCCTGATCCTGGCGACCAACGCCTACACCGGCGAATTCTCGAAATCGCTGATGCCTGACATTGCACACGAAGTCATGCCGGTGCTGTCCTGGCAGATGGCGACGCAGCCGCTTTCCGAAGCGGCGCGGCGGACCATCATTCCCGGCCGGCAGGCGATGTCCGATACCCACGGCGAGCTCTATTTCTCCCGCTACGATGCACGACACCGCCTCATCACCGGCGGCGCCGTGATCGGTCCCGGCAACAAGGCGGAGAGGATCAAGCAGCGTGTCGGCGAGCGCCTGCAGCGGCTCTGGCCGCAGATCGGACCCGTCAAATTCGACTATGTCTGGAATGGCTATGTCGGGATGACCACGGATTTCCTGCCACGCATTCATCGGCTCGGACCCGACGCCTATGGCTGGACCGGCTGCAACGGCCGCGCGGTCGCGCTCGCGATCGCGCTCGGCGATGAACTGTCCAAGGCGGTGCGGGGCGTGCCGGAAAGGGATCTCGCGCTGCCGTTCACCGATCCTGCCCCGATCATGGCCCACGGATTGCTGCGCAAGCTCGCGCCCCTGATGCTGATGGTCTACCGGCGGCGCGACGCACGGGAAATCGCCTGAGGCTCACGCCGCCCGTCATGCAAACAATGACGTCTCGTGCTTCCGGGCGAACTCGCCGCCGGGAATCGAATCCAGCAGCGCCTGGGTATAGGGATGCTGGGGACGGCCGAACACATCGCCGGCCAGCCCCTGCTCCACCACCTCGCCGTCCTTCATCACGGCAACGAGGTCGCAAATCTGCGCCGCGACCCGGAGGTCATGGGTAATGAATATGATGGAGAGACCCAGGCGCTCGCGCAAGCCGGCGAGCAGTTTCAACACCTGTGCCTGCACCGACACATCGAGGGCCGAGACGGCCTCGTCGGCGACCAGAACCTCCGGATGCAGCGCGAGCGCGCGGGCAAGGCCGATGCGCTGACGCTGGCCACCGGAGAATTCGTGCGGAAAGCGATCGGTGGCCGACGGATCGAGCCCGACCAGCGCAAACAGATCCTTCGCGTCGGCGATGGCCTTGGCCGGCGGCGTGCCGTGGACGATCGGCCCCTGGGCGACCAGGTCTCCGGCCTTGCGGCGCGGGTTGAGCGACCCAAACGGGTCCTGAAACACCATCTGGATATGACGGGTTTCGCGGCGAACCTCCTCGCGCGTCAGCTTTGCCCAGTCCTTGCCTTCAAGCACAATCGAACCCTGTTCGGGATCGATCAGCCGGACGATGCAGCGGGCGAGCGTCGATTTTCCAGATCCGGATTCGCCGACAATCCCGAGCGTCGCGCCGCGCGGCAGCTTCAGCGAGACGTTCCTCACCGCCGGCGTCACGCGGGCGCCGCGTCCGAGAAATCCGCCGGTGCGGTAGGTCTTCGAGACGTTGTCGATGGTCAGGATGATGTCGTCGGACAGCTGCCGCGGCGGCGGCGCGGTCAGGGGCGGCACCGCCGCGATCAGTTGCTTGGTGTAGGGATGCTGCGGGTGGTTGAGCACCGAGGCGGCATCGCCCTGCTCCACGATCGAGCCCTGCTGCATGACCGCGACGCGGTCTGCGATCTCCGCGACCACGCCGAAATCATGGGTGATGAACAGCACCGCCGTCTTCTTCCGCTTCTGCAGATCCCGGATCAGCGTCAGGATCTGCGCCTGCGTGGTGACATCGAGCGCGGTGGTGGGCTCATCCGCGATCAGGACCCTCGGATCGAGCGCCAGCGCCATGGCGATCATGGCGCGCTGGCGCTGGCCGCCGGACAGTTCGTGCGGATAGGCCCTTGCTGCGCTCGCGGGATCGGGAATGCGCACGTCTTCCAGCAGCGCCAGCACTCTGGCGCGGATGGCGGCCCCAGAAAGATCGGTATGGATCGAGAACATCTCACCGATCTGGTCGCCGATGGTCCGCAGCGGATTGAGCGCCGTCATCGGCTCCTGGAAGATCATGGCGATGCCGGCGCCGCGCACGTGGCGCATCTCGGTCACGGTGGCGGACGCCAGATCCCTGCCCTCGAACATCACGCGGCCGGCATCAATGCTGACCTCGTTCGGCAACAGCCGCATGATGGCGTTCGCCATGATCGACTTGCCGGAGCCGGATTCGCCGACTACGCAAAGGATTTCGTTGGCGGCAACCGAGAGCGATGCGCCGGACACCGCATGCGAGCGGTCCGCGCCCGGAGGCAGCCGCACACCGAGCCCTTCGAGGGTCAGGATGGAAGGCGCTGGTTCGCTCATCGGCCCTTGAGCCTCGGGTTCAGCGCGTCGTTCAACCCCTGCCCGACCAGCGACACCGCCAGGACCGTGACCAGAATCGCGATGCCGGGGATCGCCGACACATACCATTGCACCCGCAGCACGTCGCGCCCCAAGCCGATCAGATTGCCCCAGGACGCGACGTTGGGATCCGAGAGGCGGAGAAAGGCCAGTGCGCTTTCAAGCAGAATCGAGACCGCCATGATGACGCTGGCGTAGACGATGACGGGCGGCAGAGCATTGGGAAGGATCTCGCCCAGAATCAGCTGAATGTCCCGCATGCCGAGCGTTCGCCCCGCTTGCACGAATTCCCGGTTGCGCAGCGACAGGAACTCGGCGCGGGTCAGCCGCGCCGGCGCCGGCCACGACACCACGCCGACCGCAATGGTGACCGTGGTCAGCGTCGAGCCAAATACCGCCACCAGCACCAGCAGCAGCACGAAATTGGGCAGGGTCTGGAACGCTTCGGTAATACGCATCAAGACGGTGTCGACCCAGCCGCCATAGTAACCGGCAAAGGCGCCGATCAGAATGCCGATCGCAATCGCGATTGCGGTGGCGACCCCGCCGATCAGCAGCGAAATACGCGCGCCGTAGAAGATTTGCGCCGCGATGTCGCGGCCGGAATTGTCGGTGCCGAGCAGGAACCGCGGATTCGAAAACGGCCAGATCAACGGTCGTCCGGCCAGAGCAAGTGGCTCCTTCGGATAGAGCCAGCTGGCGCTGACCGCCATCGCCACCACGATCAAGAGCAGCACCAGCCCGGTGACGGCGGCGGGACTGCGAAAATATCGTTTGACCGCGTCCATGCTAACCCTCGGCCGCGATGCGCGGATCGAGCCGCGCGTAGATCAGGTCGACGGCGAAATTCACGGTGATAACGAGCAGCGCCGAGACAAAAACGATACCTAGAAGCGTATTGAGATCGCGCTGCACCACGGATTCGTAAGCGAGACGGCCGAGGCCGGGCAGCGAAAACACGCTCTCGACCACCACCGAGCCGCCCAGCATCGTTCCGGCCTGCAGTCCGATCAGCGTCACCATGGGCAACAGCGCGTTGCGCAGTACATGGCGGATCACCACCCGCGTCTCGTCAAGCCCCTTGGCGCGCGCGGTCCGGACATAGTCGAGATTGAGGACTTCGAGCATCGATGCGCGCATGATGCGGAGATAAATTGCCAGGAAGATCAGCCCGAGCGTCAGAGTGGGCAGAACGAGATGGCGGGCGATATCGAGGGTGCGCCAGATGCCGGTCTGCAGCGCGCCGATGTCCTCGAAGCCGCCGGCCGGCAGCCACTGCAGATAGATCGAGAACACCACGATCGCCATCAGCCCGAACCAGAATGACGGGGTGGCGTAGAAGATCAGGCCAAGGATTGAAATCACCGTGTCGGGCCATTTGTTGACGCCGCGCGCGGCAATGACACCGAACACGATCCCGAAGAAGAAGGCGAACGACAGCGACGCCGTCATCAGCAGGATGGTCGGCGGCAGCCGTTCCAGAATGACGGACGCGACCGGCTTGCCATAGATCGAGGAGAAGCCGAGATCGAGCCGGATCAGCCGCCAGAGGTAGTTGCCAAGCTGCGCCGGTATAGAAAGATCGAGGCCGTAGAATTTCCGCAGTTCCCGCGCGGTGGCGGCGTCGCCGCCGCCCATCTGGGCCATCATGGCGTCGACGGTGTCGCCGGGCGCGAACTGCAGCAGCAGAAATACGCCGATCAGGATCAGGGCCAATGTCGGGATCGAGGCGGCCAGGCGCCGCCCCGCCAGTCTCAAGATGCGCATCGGGACATCTTTTCGGAGTTTACGTCACGCGGAAAGCCAAAGATCGTGCCAGCTCGACGACCCCCAGCGCGGCGTATTGGAGTGATTGCGCGCCTTCGCGATGATAGTGGTCACGAAAATCTGCTCGATCGGCATCCAGACCGGCAGCTCCGTGTTCACCTCCTTGACGAACTCGGCA
The sequence above is drawn from the Bradyrhizobium sediminis genome and encodes:
- a CDS encoding NAD(P)/FAD-dependent oxidoreductase, translating into MDTATVRWPNSMWAAATPPGPELPELAGSATADVIVIGAGFTGLSTALHLREAGVDVAIIEAVEPGWGASGRNNGQVIPTLSRPDPEDIIAKHGAAGERFVALLRDSASTLFDVTRRYQIEAEHEQTGWVQPVHSPGRIKIAERRVRQWSKFGAAVELLSRDQTREMLGSDAWFGGFWNKTGGHINPLALARGLARVVLERGGRIYARSPASSFERRERRWVVRTEKGEISGRALILATNAYTGEFSKSLMPDIAHEVMPVLSWQMATQPLSEAARRTIIPGRQAMSDTHGELYFSRYDARHRLITGGAVIGPGNKAERIKQRVGERLQRLWPQIGPVKFDYVWNGYVGMTTDFLPRIHRLGPDAYGWTGCNGRAVALAIALGDELSKAVRGVPERDLALPFTDPAPIMAHGLLRKLAPLMLMVYRRRDAREIA
- a CDS encoding ABC transporter permease, producing the protein MRILRLAGRRLAASIPTLALILIGVFLLLQFAPGDTVDAMMAQMGGGDAATARELRKFYGLDLSIPAQLGNYLWRLIRLDLGFSSIYGKPVASVILERLPPTILLMTASLSFAFFFGIVFGVIAARGVNKWPDTVISILGLIFYATPSFWFGLMAIVVFSIYLQWLPAGGFEDIGALQTGIWRTLDIARHLVLPTLTLGLIFLAIYLRIMRASMLEVLNLDYVRTARAKGLDETRVVIRHVLRNALLPMVTLIGLQAGTMLGGSVVVESVFSLPGLGRLAYESVVQRDLNTLLGIVFVSALLVITVNFAVDLIYARLDPRIAAEG
- a CDS encoding VOC family protein; the encoded protein is MTLKNVIGIDHAVVMVRDLDQAAANWKRLGFTISPRGTHSAKMGSGNYTIMLDPDYIELLGVLAETEHNAPARAFLAKRGEGIERIAFTAVDSAAGAEEIRARGYAAVGPTDFERPVTMPDGTQSAAKFRTFQWPIEEAPAGVRIFACQHKTRETVWIPELMKHANGAKRLNQVLIVSTEPAKDAAHLGRLIDRDARAEPDGAVAVPSGSDRADFVFLTREQVARRYPAASLTGLPERGGAGLVIATSDLAAAEKAAGGSAVRSGNALCVPPATANGTLLAFVGV
- a CDS encoding ABC transporter permease yields the protein MDAVKRYFRSPAAVTGLVLLLIVVAMAVSASWLYPKEPLALAGRPLIWPFSNPRFLLGTDNSGRDIAAQIFYGARISLLIGGVATAIAIAIGILIGAFAGYYGGWVDTVLMRITEAFQTLPNFVLLLVLVAVFGSTLTTVTIAVGVVSWPAPARLTRAEFLSLRNREFVQAGRTLGMRDIQLILGEILPNALPPVIVYASVIMAVSILLESALAFLRLSDPNVASWGNLIGLGRDVLRVQWYVSAIPGIAILVTVLAVSLVGQGLNDALNPRLKGR
- a CDS encoding ABC transporter ATP-binding protein translates to MSEPAPSILTLEGLGVRLPPGADRSHAVSGASLSVAANEILCVVGESGSGKSIMANAIMRLLPNEVSIDAGRVMFEGRDLASATVTEMRHVRGAGIAMIFQEPMTALNPLRTIGDQIGEMFSIHTDLSGAAIRARVLALLEDVRIPDPASAARAYPHELSGGQRQRAMIAMALALDPRVLIADEPTTALDVTTQAQILTLIRDLQKRKKTAVLFITHDFGVVAEIADRVAVMQQGSIVEQGDAASVLNHPQHPYTKQLIAAVPPLTAPPPRQLSDDIILTIDNVSKTYRTGGFLGRGARVTPAVRNVSLKLPRGATLGIVGESGSGKSTLARCIVRLIDPEQGSIVLEGKDWAKLTREEVRRETRHIQMVFQDPFGSLNPRRKAGDLVAQGPIVHGTPPAKAIADAKDLFALVGLDPSATDRFPHEFSGGQRQRIGLARALALHPEVLVADEAVSALDVSVQAQVLKLLAGLRERLGLSIIFITHDLRVAAQICDLVAVMKDGEVVEQGLAGDVFGRPQHPYTQALLDSIPGGEFARKHETSLFA